A window of Hydrogenophilus thermoluteolus genomic DNA:
GAGCTATTACGCTTTCTTTAAAGGGTGGCTGCTTCTAAGCCAACCTCCTAGCTGTCTTAGCCTTCCCACTTCGTTTCCCACTTAGCCACGCATTGGGGGCCTTAGCTGGCGGTCTGGGTTGTTTCCCTCTCGACACCGGACGTTAGCACCCGGTGTCTGTCTGCCGCACATCGCTTTGCGGTATTCGGAGTTTGCTATCGCGGGGTAGATCGCAGTGACCCCCCCAACGATGACAGTGCTCTACCCCCGCAAGCGTCCATGCGACGCGCTACCTCAATAGCTTTCGGGGAGAACCAGCTATTTCCGGGTTTGTTTGGCCTTTCACCCCTATCCACAGCTCATCCCCTGGTTTTGCAACACCAGTGGGTTCGGGCCTCCAGTGGGTGTTACCCCACCTTCACCCTGGCCATGGATAGATCACCCGGTTTCGGGTCTACGTCCAGCAACTCAGCGCCCTATTCGGACTCGGTTTCCCTGCGCCTCCCCTATGCGGTTAAGCTCGCTACTGAACGTAAGTCGCTGACCCATTATACAAAAGGTACGCAGTCACCCGTCCAAAGACGGGCTCCCACTGTTTGTATGCATGCGGTTTCAGGTTCTGTTTCACTCCCCTTGCCGGGGTTCTTTTCGCCTTTCCCTCACGGTACTGGTTCGCTATCGGTCGATCACGAGTATTTAGCCTTGGAGGATGGTCCCCCCATCTTCGGACAGGATAACACGTGTCCCGCCCTACTTGTTGGTGCGCTTAGACCCCCTTACTGCTTTTCGCGTACGGGGCTATCACCCACTATGGCCGGCCTTTCCAGAGCCGTTCCGCTAAGCAGTAAGGTTACTCGCACCGGCTGCTCCCATTTCGCTCGCCACTACTTTGGGAATCTCGGTTGATTTCTTTTCCTCCGGGTACTGAGATGTTTCAGTTCCCCGGGTTCGCCTCCGCACAATGCGGATACCTCACGTGGAGGTGGGTTTCCCCATTCGGACATCCCCGGATCCATGCTTGCTGCCAGCTCCCCGAGGCTTTTCGCAGGCTGCCACGTCCTTCGTCGCCTGTGATCGCCAAGGCATCCACCGCATGCACTTACTTTGCTTGATCCTATGGCGGTAACGCCACAGAATCACCCATGCAGTCAATCTACCTGTGTTGCCGTTCCAAATTGTCAAAGAGCGCTCGGACTCACGTCACTGGTAAAGCGTACTTGCCGCGCGCTTTGCCCGTGACGCGTGGTGGAGCTGATCGGGTTCGAACCGATGACCCCCGGCTTGCAAAGCCGGTGCTCTGCCAGCTGAGCTACAGCCCCGTTTCCGTGGTGGGTCAGGTAGGATTCGAACCTACGACCCCCGCCTTATCAAGACGGTGCTCTAACCGACTGAGCTACTGACCCGCGAGCGTGCGCTCTTTTGGGTTAGCCGATAAGTTGTGGGCGCCTTTGTTTGTCGTTTCTCTTGAAAGGAGGTGATCCAGCCGCACCTTCCGGTACTGCTACCTTGTTACGACTTCACCCCAGTCATGGAGCACACCGTGGGCGGCGCCCTCCTTGCGGTTAGGCTACCGACTTCTGGTGCACCCCACTCCCATGGTGTGACGGGCGGTGTGTACAAGACCCGGGAACGTATTCACCGCGGCATGCTGATCCGCGATTACTAGCGATTCCGACTTCATGCAGTCGAGTTGCAGACTGCAATCCGGACTACGACGCGCTTTCTGGGATTGGCTCCGCCTCGCGGCTTCGCAACCCTCTGTACGCGCCATTGTATGACGTGTGAAGCCCTACCCATAAGGGCCATGATGACTTGACGTCGTCCCCACCTTCCTCCGGTTTGTCACCGGCAGTCCCATTAGAGTGCCCGGCCAAGCCGCTGGCAACTAATGGCAGGGGTTGCGCTCGTTGCGGGACTTAACCCAACATCTCACGACACGAGCTGACGACAGCCATGCAGCACCTGTGTCCCCGTTCCCTTTCGGGCACCCCAGGATCTCTCCCAGGTTCGGGGCATGTCAAGGGTAGGTAAGGTTCTTCGCGTTGCATCGAATTAATCCACATCATCCACCGCTTGTGCGGGTCCCCGTCAATTCCTTTGAGTTTCAACCTTGCGGCCGTACTCCCCAGGCGGGGTACTTCACGCGTTAGCTTCGCCACTCAGCGCTATCGCGCACCAAACGGCTAGTACCCATCGTTTAGGGCGTGGACTACCAGGGTATCTAATCCTGTTTGCTCCCCACGCTTTCGTGCATGAGCGTCAGTACAGGCCCAGGGGGCTGCCTTCGCCATCGGTGTTCCTCCTGATCTCTACGCATTTCACTGCTACACCAGGAATTCCACCCCCCTCTACCGTACTCGAGCCCGCCAGTCACAAGCGCAATTCCTAGGTTGAGCCCAGGGATTTCACACCTGTCTTAACGGGCCGCCTGCGCACGCTTTACGCCCAGTAAATCCGATTAACGCTCGCACCCTACGTATTACCGCGGCTGCTGGCACGTAGTTAGCCGGTGCTTCTTCTGCAGGTACCGTCATCCAGCAGGGTTATTCGCCCCGCCGATTTCTTCCCTGCCGAAAGGGCTTTACAACCCGAAGGCCTTCTTCACCCACGCGGCATTGCTGGATCAGGGTTGCCCCCATTGTCCAAGATTCCCCACTGCTGCCTCCCGTAGGAGTCTGGGCCGTGTCTCAGTCCCAGTGTGGCGGATCGTCCTCTCAGACCCGCTACTGATCGTCGCCTTGGTAGGCCTTTACCCCACCAACTAGCTAATCGGACATCGGCCGCTCGGCTAGCGCAAGGCCCAAAGGTCCCCTGCTTTCCTCCTAAGAGCGTATGCGGTATTAGCCCGTCTTTCGACGGGTTATCCCCCACTAGCCGGTACGTTCCGATGTGTTACTCACCCGTTCGCCACTCGCCGCCAGGAAAGCAAGCTTTCCCGCGATGCCGTTCGACTTGCATGTGTAAGGCATGCCGCCAGCGTTCAATCTGAGCCAGGATCAAACTCTCAGGTTCAATCCTTCTAAACCGCAAGCGCGCATCCACCAAAGCAGACGCACACTCACTCAAAGGCGCCCACACTTATCGGCTATCCCAAATTGTCAAAGAGCTGCATCCTCGCGACAGAAGCGGAACTGTATCAAACTACCCGACACTCCGTCAACCCCCCCCCAGCACCGCAACGCTTCAGCTACGCTTGCTACCCCACCGCTCAAGCACCACAGCGCAAGGGAAGGGGTGATTATACGACACTCCGTCAACCCCCCCCCAGCACCGCAACGCTTCAGCTACGCTTGCTACCCCACCGCTCAAGCACCACAGCGCAAGGGAAGGGGTGATTATACGCAGTTCATGCCGCGTGTCAACAATAAATTCGTATTATCATGGCTGATCGAATCGAAGAGCCGGAGTTCGATATGCCAATCACTGCGCTTCTGTTGTTTGCTGCCGCACTCCTTTCACTGATCGGGGCCGGTCTTGCGGCATGGGGGTTCTTCGCGCCCATCGCTCCCTGGTTGGACGGGACGAACGGTGCGCTCGCGCTTTTGGTCAGCGCGGTAGCGTTTGCCGGTTCCGGTGCTTTTCCTTGGGTTTTGTATCGTTTGCAACAACAAGAGCACGCAACGGCCGAGTTCAAAGCGAAAGCGGGCGCTTCGGACACCCCTTTGTCGCGACCCTAACGAACGGATCGAAGCGAATGCCGTATGGGCATAACGCTTGAATTGCGCGCAGGAGGGGGGGATAATCGGTAGGTTCGCGAGTCATGTCAGGTCTGTCCGATGGCGCACTATCTCTTACTGGTAATTGGCGCAGCGCTCGTCAACAACGTCGTCTTGGTCCGCATCTTGGGGCTTTGCCCTTTCATGGGGGTGTCGAAAAAGGTCGACACGTCGGTGGGCATGGGGCTGGCGACGCTTTTCGTGCTGACGCTCGCTTCGGGATGCAGCTATTTGATCGAGACCTACCTCCTTGAACCGTTCGAGCTACAGTACCTACGCACGCTCTCGTTCATCGTGGTCATCGCGGCGATCGTGCAATTTACGGAAGCCGTGATCCAGAAGACGAGCCCGTTGCTCCATCAAGTACTGGGCATTTATCTCCCGTTGATCACGACGAACTGTGCGGTCTTGGGAGTTCCGTTGCTGGCGGTTGCCGGGCAGTACGATTTCATCGAGTCGTTGTTGTTTGGCGCCGCTTCTGCGGCCGGGTTTACGCTGGTGATGGTGCTCTTTGCCGGCATTCGTGAGCGACTCGAAGGCGCCGACGTTCCCACCCCCTTTCGCGGGACAGCGATCGCGCTGATCACCGCGGGAATCATGAGTCTGGCATTTATGGGCTTTGCCGGACTCGATCGTTGACGAAAAAAAGGAAACGCGAATGCTAACCGCGCTCTTGGTGACGGGCGGAATCGCACTGGTGCTCGGTGTCATCTTGGGCTGGGCAAGCGTGCGGTTTCGTGCCGAAGGGGATCCGATCGTCGATCAGATCGACGCCATTTTGCCGCAAACGCAGTGCGGCCAGTGCGGGTACCCGGGCTGCCGTCCCTACGCCGAAGCAATCGCGAAAGGAGAAGCGGACATCAACCGGTGCCCCCCCGGTGGCGATGAAGGGGTGCGCCGCCTGGCGGAACTCTTGGGTCGGGAATACAAACCGCTCGAGCAAGAGGAAGCGGCTGCGAAACCTAAATCCGTCGCGGTCATCGACGAGACCCGCTGCATCGGGTGCACGTTGTGCATCCAAGCGTGCCCGGTCGATGCGATCGTCGGCGCAGCAAAACAGATGCACACCGTGATCGACACGCAGTGCACCGGGTGCGAATTGTGCGTTGCGCCGTGCCCCGTCGACTGCATCACGATGGAGCCGATCCCCGAATCGCTGGAAACCTGGAAGTGGCCCAAGCCGACGTGGTCATCGGAAAGAAAAACGACGGAGACGGTATGAGGTGGTTTTCCTGGCTGACCTCGTCAGCGGCGAACACTTTGGTCGACCCGGTTTCGGGGCGGAAACTCTACCCGATCGACGGGGGGATCGCTTTTCCCGATTACCACAAGCAGGAGACCGCTGACATTCCGATCCGCAACGTCGCGATGCCATCGCATTACATCGTTCCGCTTCGGGTCAATCCTCGCTTCACTGCACGACCGATCGTCGATATCGGTGCCCGGGTACGGAAAGGGGAAAAAATCGGAGAACCCGAAGGGAAATTTGGCGTCGCAGTGCACGCGCCGACCTCAGGTGTGATTCGCGATCTGGGGCATTACCCGATGACCCATGTCTCAGGGTTGCCCGCGCTGGCGTACTTCATCGAGCCCGACGGCAAAGATGAGGCGATCGAACCCACACCGTATCGGGGCGCTTGCGACGACACGGATCGCATTCGCGACTTCCTCCAACAGATGGGGCTAGCAGGATTGGGCGGCGCAGCGTTCCCTTCACACGCCAAAGTGGCGTCGAGCCCGGTAAAAACCCTCATCATCAACGGAGCCGAATGTGAGCCCTGGATCACGTGTGACGACCGGCTGATGCGCGAGCATGCAGCCGAAATCGTCGCAGGCGCGTGCGACCTGGCCGCTGCCGTTCACGCCCAAGAGGTTTTGATCGGTATCGAAGACAACAAGCCCCAAGCCATTGCGGCGATGCAAGCCGCCGCGGCCAACCATGGCACGGTCACCGTGGTGGCGATCCCGACCATCTACCCAGCCGGCGGGGAAAAACAGCTGATCGAACGCCTGACGGGTATCGAAGTGCCGTACGGTCATCTCTCAGCCGAATTTGGCGTGTTGGTGTTCAATGTGGGCACTGCGCGCGCCGTCCATCGTGCGCTCACCGACGGCGAACCGTTGATCGAGCGCGTCGTCACGCTGACGGGTGCCGCGGACGATCCGGGTAACCGCTGGGTCCGAATCGGTCATCCCATTGCGGAGCTCATCCTTGAGATGGCACCCAAACCAGAGGTCGATCGCTACCTTTTGGGCGGGCCGATGACCGGCTTTGCGATTCCTGACCTCGATGCACCGATCCTCAAAGGGAGCAACTGCATCATTGCCGCTTCGCCGGACCTTTTCCCGCCACCGCCGCCGGAGCAGCCGTGTATTCGGTGCGGTGCCTGCGCGCCGGTGTGCCCTGCCCGTCTCGAGCCCATGGCGCTCTATTGGTTCGCCCGGGCGCAACAATTCGGCAAAGCGCAGGAGTTTCACCTGTTCGATTGCATCGAATGCGGCTGCTGCGCCTATGTCTGCCCCGCGCACATCCCGCTCGTCGATTACTACCGTTACGCCAAAAGCGAGATTTGGGAGCGCGAACGGGAAAAAAGTAAAGCACAACAATCGAAGGCCCGGTTCGAGTTCCGCAATTACCGCTTGGAACGGGAAAAAGCGGAAAAAGCGGCGCGCGCCGCCGCCAAAGCCGCCGAAACGAAGCGACGACTCGAAGCCCAAGCGAAGCAGTCATCGACAGAAGCATCGCCTGGCGACACGGACAGTAAGCAGGAAAGCGCACCTTCGCCCCAAGCGCTCGGCACGAACGATCCGGACGCACGGAAAAAGGCGCTCGTTGAAGCGGCGCTGGCGCGCGCCCGTGCGAAACGGGCTGCAGAGGCGACAGAACCTTCCGGAGAGAATCGGGAATGATCACGGCTCCTTATTGGCGCGCACCGGTCAGCGTCACCCGTGTGATGGGATGGGTTTTGCTTGCGCTCATTCCAGCGATCGTGCTGCACGTGATTTTCTTCGGCCCGGTCCTGTTGGCGCAATTGCTCCTGGCCAGCGTCGCCGCCGTTGTCGTCGAAGCGCTGCTGCTGTGGGTGCGGCGACGACCGATCGTTTCCGCGGTCACCGACCTTTCGGCGGTGGTCACCGCTTGGTTGCTGGTCCTGGCTCTGCCTACAACCGTTCCTTGGTGGTTGACGCTGTTGGGGGTCGTGATTGCAATCGGTGTCGCGAAACAGCTGTATGGCGGTATTGGACAAAACCCGTTCAACCCGGCGATGGTCGCTTTTGCGGCGCTGATCGTTTCGTTTCCAGCAGAGCTCTCGCGCTGGCCGTTACCAACGACACCCGTTGCGTGGCAATGGGCCAGCTTCCTTGGAACCCCCAACGTCGATGCACTGGCGAGCGCGACCGTGTTGGACACGCTCCGGACCGCGGTCCATAGTGGCCAGGCGGTTAGTGAGCTCCTGGGGCGTTCGCCCGTTTTCGGCACCCTCTCGGGTGCCGGGTACGAGTGGATCGCAGTGGCGTTCCTGGCGGGTGGCCTCCTCTTATGGCTTCGGGGGATCATCCCGGGACGCCTTCCTTTTGCGTTTCTTCTGACCTTGGGGGTTCTGTCCACCCTCGCCTGGCTGGTCGCCCCAGAACGGTTCGCGCCCCCGTGGGTCCATCTCTTCGCGTACAGCACGATGCTGGCCGCATTCTTCATCATCACCGACCCGGTGAGCGGGGTGGTCACGCCACGCGGGCAATGGGTGTTCGCTGCGGGCGCTGCGCTGCTCGTTTTCTTGATCCGCCATTTCGGACAATTTCCGGACGGGGTCGCGTTTGCGGTTCTGCTGATGAATCTGGCGGCCCCATGGATCGAGATGAAGACCCAACCGCGCGTCTTTGGGGAGGACCACCCATGACGTCGGCTACCCAACCCACCGTTTGGCAAGCGGTGCTCCGCTCGTCGTTGCTCTTGACCCTGTTTGCCGCGGCGTTTACACTGCTGATGAGTGGCGCCTACCAACTGACCCGCGCGCCGATTGCAGCAGCGATTCAAGCAGAAGAGCTGCGACTGGTTCGGGCACTCGTCCCACCGTCTCCTCCTGCGCGCACCATCCGCGAGATAACGTTACCTGAAGCGATCACGAAGGCGCTCGATCTCAACCCGCCGGCCAAAGGGTACGTGGTCTTTCGTGAGGCCGAACCCGAGCTGGTGATCGTGCCGGCAAGAAGCCGCCAAGGGTACGGGGGCGACGTTGTGGTCATCGTCGCGGTCAATAAAAGCGGGGAACTCATGGGCGCCCGCGTCACCCAACACCATGAAACCCCTGGGCTTGGCGACTATATCGACCCGGAACGCGATCGCAACAAGGCGCGCCCGTGGATCACGCAATTCGCTGGCATACCGATCGCTGCGCACCCAGGTCCCTGGCGGGTCAAAAAAGATGGCGGATTCGTCGATGCGCACGCCGGTGCGACGATCAGCGCCCGCGCCGCAACGATGGCAATCGAGCGCGGCGCGCGGGTGGCGAGCAGCGCCTTCGCACAATTGGTCGCGTTAGCCAATCGCGAACGCGGAAACGACGAGAAAGGGAACCAACCATGAACGGCCATGGAACGATCGCCAACGAATTGGGCGTAAATGGGCTCTGGAAACAGAATCCGGCGTTGATCCAAATGCTGGGGCTGTGTCCGACGCTCGCGGTCAGTACCAGTTTCGTGAACGCGGTCAGTTTGGGGTTGGCTACGGTTGTCGTGATGATGATCGCCAGTACCGCGGTTGCGGTATTGCGTCATGTGATCCCGCGTGAGATCCGAATTCCCGTTTTCATTCTCATCATCGCGGGGTTGGTGACCGTGGTCGATCTCCTGATGAACGCCTATTTGCACTCCCTCTATCTGGTTTTGGGCATTTTTGTGCCATTGATCGTCACCAACTGCATCGTGTTGGCACGCGTCGAGGCGTTCGCCGCGAAAAATCGCCCAGATTACGCAGGGTTGGACGCATTGATGATGGGGTTGGGGCTCGTCTGGGTGTTGGCGCTGATCGGTGCGATTCGTGAGATCATTGGACAAGGGACGCTCTTTGCCGGAATCGAATGGATCGTGCCGTCTTGGTCCGCGATTACGCTGTTCGGCGATGCGTCCCAGGGGTTCCTGTTGGCGATGTTGCCTCCGGGCGCATTCATCGTGCTGGGCTTTTTGGTTGCTGCGCACAACGCGCTCACCGCGTGGCAAAAAGCGCGAACGAAAAAACGCACTTTGGCGGCATCCGCGCCCGCTGCACCAACGCCCATCGGGGGTGAGGCGTGACTGCTGCGCTGATGAGCGACGCCGCGGTAGCGGAGGCTTTTGCGCGCTGGCAAGCCAACAACCCGGAGCCGACCACCGAGCTGCACTACGGCAACCCCTTCCAGCTTTTGGCTGCAGTGGTGCTCTCTGCGCAAGCAACGGACAAAAGCGTCAATGCCGCTACCCAAACCCTCTTTGCGGTCGCACCCGACGCCTGTTCGATGGCGCAGCTCTCCGAAGCGGAAATTGCCGCACACATCCGG
This region includes:
- the rsxA gene encoding electron transport complex subunit RsxA codes for the protein MAHYLLLVIGAALVNNVVLVRILGLCPFMGVSKKVDTSVGMGLATLFVLTLASGCSYLIETYLLEPFELQYLRTLSFIVVIAAIVQFTEAVIQKTSPLLHQVLGIYLPLITTNCAVLGVPLLAVAGQYDFIESLLFGAASAAGFTLVMVLFAGIRERLEGADVPTPFRGTAIALITAGIMSLAFMGFAGLDR
- the rsxB gene encoding electron transport complex subunit RsxB — protein: MLTALLVTGGIALVLGVILGWASVRFRAEGDPIVDQIDAILPQTQCGQCGYPGCRPYAEAIAKGEADINRCPPGGDEGVRRLAELLGREYKPLEQEEAAAKPKSVAVIDETRCIGCTLCIQACPVDAIVGAAKQMHTVIDTQCTGCELCVAPCPVDCITMEPIPESLETWKWPKPTWSSERKTTETV
- the rsxC gene encoding electron transport complex subunit RsxC yields the protein MRWFSWLTSSAANTLVDPVSGRKLYPIDGGIAFPDYHKQETADIPIRNVAMPSHYIVPLRVNPRFTARPIVDIGARVRKGEKIGEPEGKFGVAVHAPTSGVIRDLGHYPMTHVSGLPALAYFIEPDGKDEAIEPTPYRGACDDTDRIRDFLQQMGLAGLGGAAFPSHAKVASSPVKTLIINGAECEPWITCDDRLMREHAAEIVAGACDLAAAVHAQEVLIGIEDNKPQAIAAMQAAAANHGTVTVVAIPTIYPAGGEKQLIERLTGIEVPYGHLSAEFGVLVFNVGTARAVHRALTDGEPLIERVVTLTGAADDPGNRWVRIGHPIAELILEMAPKPEVDRYLLGGPMTGFAIPDLDAPILKGSNCIIAASPDLFPPPPPEQPCIRCGACAPVCPARLEPMALYWFARAQQFGKAQEFHLFDCIECGCCAYVCPAHIPLVDYYRYAKSEIWEREREKSKAQQSKARFEFRNYRLEREKAEKAARAAAKAAETKRRLEAQAKQSSTEASPGDTDSKQESAPSPQALGTNDPDARKKALVEAALARARAKRAAEATEPSGENRE
- a CDS encoding RnfABCDGE type electron transport complex subunit D, producing the protein MITAPYWRAPVSVTRVMGWVLLALIPAIVLHVIFFGPVLLAQLLLASVAAVVVEALLLWVRRRPIVSAVTDLSAVVTAWLLVLALPTTVPWWLTLLGVVIAIGVAKQLYGGIGQNPFNPAMVAFAALIVSFPAELSRWPLPTTPVAWQWASFLGTPNVDALASATVLDTLRTAVHSGQAVSELLGRSPVFGTLSGAGYEWIAVAFLAGGLLLWLRGIIPGRLPFAFLLTLGVLSTLAWLVAPERFAPPWVHLFAYSTMLAAFFIITDPVSGVVTPRGQWVFAAGAALLVFLIRHFGQFPDGVAFAVLLMNLAAPWIEMKTQPRVFGEDHP
- a CDS encoding RnfABCDGE type electron transport complex subunit G yields the protein MTSATQPTVWQAVLRSSLLLTLFAAAFTLLMSGAYQLTRAPIAAAIQAEELRLVRALVPPSPPARTIREITLPEAITKALDLNPPAKGYVVFREAEPELVIVPARSRQGYGGDVVVIVAVNKSGELMGARVTQHHETPGLGDYIDPERDRNKARPWITQFAGIPIAAHPGPWRVKKDGGFVDAHAGATISARAATMAIERGARVASSAFAQLVALANRERGNDEKGNQP
- the rsxE gene encoding electron transport complex subunit RsxE, with the translated sequence MNGHGTIANELGVNGLWKQNPALIQMLGLCPTLAVSTSFVNAVSLGLATVVVMMIASTAVAVLRHVIPREIRIPVFILIIAGLVTVVDLLMNAYLHSLYLVLGIFVPLIVTNCIVLARVEAFAAKNRPDYAGLDALMMGLGLVWVLALIGAIREIIGQGTLFAGIEWIVPSWSAITLFGDASQGFLLAMLPPGAFIVLGFLVAAHNALTAWQKARTKKRTLAASAPAAPTPIGGEA